The sequence TGGCTTGATCTCGATGGTCTCGCTCTCAGCCGGAATCCTCAATACCTATCATCGCTTTGCGATTCCAGCCTTCACCCCAGTATTGCTGAATCTCGCCTTAATTGGCAGTGCGATATTTTTAGCACCCCACTTAGAGCAACCCATTTATGCCCTGAGCATTGGTGTTTTACTCGGCGGTATTTTGCAATTGGCCATTCAGGTTCCAGTGCTTGCTCGTCTAGGACTGCTGCCACGAATTGGCTTATTGCCTGGCGCCATTAAAGCAGCGATTACCAATCCTGATGCACGACGCGTATTAAAACTGATGGGGCCTGCAGTCTTTGCGGTATCGGTTGCACAGATCTCACTCATCATCAATACCAATATTGCCTCTCGCCTTCAGGCGGGGAGCGTGTCCTGGCTTTCTTATGCAGATCGCTTGATGGAATTTCCTACAGCCCTACTGGGTGTTGCACTAGGCACTGTTCTACTTCCAAGTCTCAGTAAAGCAAATGCTAAAAATGATTTAGCGCACGCAGGTGAATTATTAATCTGGGGATTACAGCTCACCTTCCTCTTGGCGGCCCCAAGCGCAATTGCACTCTTTATTTTTGGTGAACCCTTGGCGGCAGTGCTTTATCACTATGGCAAATTCAACGCTCTAGATGTACTCATGACACAACGTGCATTGGCTGCTTACGGTGTTGGTCTGATTGGCTTGATCCTGGTAAAAATTTTGGCGCCCGGCTTTTACTCCCGCCAAGATATTCGCACTCCCGTCAAAATCGGCTTGCTTGTCCTCGTTGCCACCCAGTTGGCTAACTTGGTGTTCGTGCCCTGGCTTGGGCATGCTGGGCTGGCACTATCAGTGGGTGCTGGTGCCTGCCTCAATGCGGCCCTTCTGTGGATTGGCCTTCACCAAAGGGGCGCTCTACCCAACGCGTCGTGGGCTAAATACCTTGGCCAACTCTTTCTGGCCCTCATTCCCTTCTCAGCCGTCCTTTTCTATGCTGCGAGCGCTCACAATTGGATCGCACTCCAGGCAGAGCCTTGGGTACGAATCGGCCTGGTGGCCCTCTGGCTTGCCGTTGCTGCCTTAGTTTATTTTGGGGGTCTCGCCTTAGTTGGAATTCGCTGGCAAAAATTCTTGCGTCATGCAAAATAGAAGATATGCCAACACAACAACTCGACTATTTCACCTCCTTAGTTGCTGAAGACGAACACTTCCCACTAACGGAGGCTGCGATCGCAGTTGCGCAACACGCTTATCCGGATTTAGATGTCCAAGGGGTACTCGATCAACTCGATGAGATGGGCAATAAATTAAAAGCTCGGATTACTCCAGATACTTCACCGATACAGCGCCTGCAAATTTTGAAACATTTCTTTTATACCGAATTAGGCTTTGGCCCCAATCCAAATGATTTTTATGCGCCTGAAAATTCTTACCTACACTATGTACTTGAGAATCGCAGAGGCATTCCAATCTCTTTAGCAATTCTGATGATGGAATTAGGTCAACAAATTGGTTTAAAGATCCGAGGCGTTTCATTTCCAAATCACTTCATGATGCGCATCTCTTTGCAACAAGGCGAAGTCATCATGGATCCGCTGACTGGCGAATCTCTCTCCAAAAATCAATTGCAAGAGATGCTTGACCCTTATCTCGATGCCAAAGGCTACCGGGGTGAGTTGAGCCTGCCGCTCAATGTATTCCTGCGCGCCTCAAATGCCCGCGAAATACTCTCCCGCTTCTTGAGAAATCTGAAAATGATCTACTCAGAACATGAGCGTTGGGAGCGCCTACTAGGCATTCAAGAGCGCTTGGTCATTTTGCTACCAGATTCGATTGAAGAGGTTCGTGATCGCGGACTGATTTTTGCCCAGCTTGAATATTTACGTCCCGCCCTAGAAGATATGCACCGCTATCTCAGTGAATTACCAGAAGCAGAAGACGCTGGAGATATTCGCGAGCATATTGCAACGCTCGAGAGTCAAACAAAATTTCACTAGAGCCTAGTGCTCAGCTTTTATTGCGCTTGAAAATTTTGTAGAGTGCAGCCAAGATGACTGGTACTGCAGCAGCGCCCACACCAAGCAAAACAATCACGTTTAAGTTTTGACGAATGATGGGAATATTTCCAAAGAAATAGCCAGCAATGACCAAGCCAAATACCCAAAGTGCAGCCCCAGTAATGTTGAAAAACTGAAAGCGGGAGAAATTCATCTCCGACACGCCTGCAATGAATGGTGCAAATGTACGAATAATGGGTAAGAAGCGTGCCAGGATGATGGTCTTACCGCCATGCCTCTCATAAAAAGCATGGGTCTTTAATAAAGCCCCTTGGTCGATCCAGCGTGATTGACTGCTAAAGACTCTTTTACCAATCCAGCGGCCAATAAAGTAATTTACGGTGTTGCCTGCTACAGCAGCTAGCAATAAGCCACTACACAAAGTCCAGATGTTGAAATGTTCTGTCGCACAGTAAGCGCCAGCAATAAATAACAGCGAGTCGCCAGGCAAAAATGGGGCAACAACTAAACCTGTCTCTGCAAACACAATGGCAAACAAAAAACCATAAGCCCAAGGACCATATTGCGAAATTACTACATCGAGGTGACGATCAATATGCAGCAATAAATCACTAAGCTGTAAAAGGGTATCCACTGGCACTCCAAAGATTGGCTTGATGCGGATATTAACAGGCTCTTATAATCAGGTATGCAAACTGAACCCTACATTCAGCCTATGCATGCTCCAGAGGCCGCTCCAATACTATGTATTGTTGGCCCTACTGGTGCAGGCAAAACCCATCTCGCTATGTCTTTAGCTGAGTACGCCAAATCTATTGGCAGCACTATCGAACTCATTAGCATGGACTCTGCACTTGTCTACAGGGGTCTAGACATTGGTAGTGCAAAACCCACCAAAGCTGAGCAAGTAGGTGTTATTCATCACCTAATTGATATCCTGGATCCAACCGAAGTGTACTCAGCAGCACGCTTTGCAAAAGATGCCAAACGTTTATGTGAAGAAATACACAGTAGGGGAAATATTCCAGTAGTTGTTGGCGGCACCATGTTGTATTGGCGTGCTTGGGCATATGGGCTTTCCTCGCTTCCCCCAGCCAACCCTGAGGTTCGAGCACGACTTGATGAAGAAGGTAAAGTACTGGGTTGGCCTGCAATGCATGAGAAGCTTGCTAAGGTCGATCCAGAAACTGCTGCACGCTTGAAACCTAACGACTCTCAGCGCGTGCAACGTGCGCTTGAAGTTTATGAAATTACTGGCAAACCGATGTCTGCCCTACTGGCTGATGCACCAAGCGAAGACGGTAGAGAAGGCTCGACTATACCGCCATGGATTAGATTGGTATCACTTGAGCCAAGCGATCGCAAACGATTACATCAGAATTTAGAAAAGCGCTTCGACGAAATGCTACTAGCTGGATTTTTAGATGAAGTGAAAACGCTTCGCGCCAATCCAGAATTGCATGCAGATTTACCAGCGATTCGATCCGTTGGTTACCGCCAGGCTTGGGAGTTTCTGAATGGTGAAATTGACGCTGAGCAGATGCGCTACAAAGCGTTGGCTGCAACGAGACAGCTTGGCAAGCGCCAACTTACCTGGCTAAGAGCAATCGCAGGCAGAAATACCTTTGACCCCTTCAACCCAATCGAATTAAAGGCGGCCTTAGATTACTGCAAAAGTAATTTGAAAAAATAGGTTTACAGCGATTGCTTAAATAACAATCGCTTGTGGAGCATCCTTAGGGCGCTCGACTACTTCGCCAACTGTCCACGCTTTTAAGCCTTGAGCAGTTAATGACTTGATGGCAGCATCTGCTTGGCTTGGAGCAACAATTACCACCATGCCGATACCGCAGTTGAAGACGCGGACCATCTCAGCATCAGCTACGCCACCCTTCATCTGCAACCAACGAAAGAGCTCGGGCATTTGCCAGCTACTACGATGCAAAACTGCTTGTGTGTTTTCTGGGAGAACCCGTGGAACGTTATCCACTAAGCCACCACCAGTAATGTGAGCCATACCCTTCACATCAATTTCAGAAATCAGCTTGAGAAGCGGCTTCACGTAAATCTCTGTTGGAGCCATCACAACATCACCCAATGGACGACCACCTAAATCATCGCTTGGCTTGGCGCCAGCGCGCTCGATAATTTTACGAACCAATGAATATCCATTGGAGTGAGCGCCACTAGAGCCGATTGCCAGCACCACATCGCCAGGCACAATCGTATTGCCCGTAATGATTTTTGATTTCTCAACAGCGCCTACTGCAAATCCAGCGAGATCATATTCGCCTGGTGGATACATTCCTGGCATCTCAGCAGTTTCACCACCAATTAATGCGCAGCCAGATAATTCGCAACCTTTCGCAATACCGCCCACGACCGTAGCGGCCGTATCAACAGTTAACTTACCGCAAGCAAAATAATCCAAAAAGAAGAGAGGCTCAGCGCCCTGAACCAAGATGTCATTCACGCTCATGGCTACCAAGTCTTGACCAATAGTGTCGTGGCGATTCCACTCAAAAGCCAATCTCAACTTTGTTCCAACGCCATCAGTCCCAGAAACCAATACTGGCTCTTTATAGCGCTTGGGCACCTCAAAAAGGGCACCAAAACCACCAATTCCGGCTAAAACGCCTTCTCGCATGGTCTTCTTAGCAAGGGGTTTAATCCGATCAACTAAGTCATCTCCAGCGTCAATATCAACGCCAGCATCACGGTAGGAAAGGCCTTTTGTGGAGGAATTGCTTGAAGATGTCATATCAGAGATGGAATATTGGTGAAAAATAGCACTTGGTCAGTAGAATCATTGAATTCTAGAGGATTACTCAACATGGCAGAAATTTTTACCCCTTTTCTCACCGCTTTTATCCTAGCTTATATCCTACGGCCTGCTTTTCTATGGCTCCAAGGACGCCGCTTGCACCCAATCTTGGCTGCTGCACTCACCGTCATATTTGGTTTAGGGGTGGTGTTGGCAATTTTGACTCTTTTCATCACCTTGCTTAAAACAGAGTTGCCTTTGATTAAAGAGCAATTACCCGGCTGGATTCAAAACACCCAAGCATGGCTTGAGCCCCAGTTAGCCCATATGCATATTCATGTGAAATGGGACACCCTCAGAGACACCGCAACTCAAAAAATTACAGAACACCTTAGCGAAAATGCTGAAACCTTAATGGGCAGCACCTTTGAGACGCTCTTATCATCAGGTAGCTCTGTGATCACAGGTTTTGTCAACTCGGTACTCATTTTATTTGTACTGTTTTATTTATTGATTGATTGGAATCAATTCTTTCAATATATGCAACAGCTTGCACCGCGTCGTGCCCAGGCAACTATTCGTCACCTTGCGATGCATACCGATGGTTTGCTATCACAATATTTGCGCGGCATGATCATCGTAATTTCCATCATGTCTGTTTTCTATAGCGTGGGCCTGAGTATTGTTGGCGTCAGGGGGGCGGTTGCCTTGGGTGTATTCACTGCACTCATGATTGTCATACCCTATATTGGTATCGCGCTGGGCTTAAGTCTCTCAGTCATCTCTGCAATTTTGCAATTTGGTCTTGGGCCTGAACTACTTGGTGTTCTGGGTATATACGGATTAGGTCAAATTCTTGAGGGCTTCTTTCTAACGCCCCGCCTGGTTGGTGAGCGCATTGGTCTACATCCAGTTGCAGTCTTGTTTGCGTTACTCCTTTTTGGCAATCTTTTTGGCTTCTTTGGTGTGCTTTTAGCTTTGCCAATTAGCGCAATTGCCCTGGTCTTAGTGCAATACCTGTGGTCTGTTTACACACAAAGTTCTTGGTATCAAAAATAATTTCGCATTAATGAATACCAGCCCACTTCCTAGACAATTTGCCCTAGATATTAGTCACGCCCCTAAAGCCAGTTTAGAAAACTACTTACCAGGCAAAGATCTTGCTTTGGTGTCTGCATTAAGGGCGCTATGTAAAGCTTGGGAGGAAGTGCCTGAAGCGCAATCCAATAATCCGCTGAACCATCGCTGGATATATTGGTGGGGGCCAGCAGGATCGGGGCGCACCCATTTGCTCGAAGCAATGAGAAATACTGCCGAGCATTTAGGGCTTGAATATTTTTCCCTCTACCCCAAAGAGCCGAGCGCCTGGGTTCGTCTTGAAGAAAAAATATCTGGCCTAGGGCAAAGTGCTGCCCCCTCACTCATCACTGTGGACGATGTAGAAAGCCTGGATGAACGCTTAGTCGCCGCATTATTTCGTATTCTCAATGGTGTACAGGCCAGCAAAAACATCTCTATTTTGATGGCTGGTAAATCCGCTCCAGCCAATCTCAATCTGCGTGAAGACCTGCGTACCCGCTTGGCCTGGGGATTGGTCTTTCAGACCCAACTTTTAGGGGATGATGAGAAAATACAGGCATTAGAACAAGCCGCTAAGGCTCGAGGACTAGTCTTATCGCCAGATGTATTGCCCTGGCTATTAAATCGCTTTTATCGAGATATGCCTAACTTAATGGCCTTAATGGATGCTTTGGATGCGTATTCACTGGAAACCAAACGTGCAGTAACCTTGCCTTTGGTACGCGAACTCCTTCAGCCAAAATAATTTATTAAAGATTTCATTTGTGACCCAATTAGCCCTCTTCGACCTAGACCACACTTTATTGCCATGCGATAGCGATTATGAATGGGGTCAATTTTTAGCCCGGATTGGCGTAGTCGATAGCAAATACTATGCAACCCAAAATGAACGCTTCTATCAGGATTACAAAGAAGGCAAGCTCGATATTCATGAGTTTTTGCGCTTTGCCTTAAAACCTCTTTCAGAACATTCGCGCGCCCAACTCAAAGAGTGGCATGACACCTTTATGGAAGAAGTAATTCATGGTCAACTTCGTCAGCAAGCACTGGACCTCGTAAAGCGACATCAAGATCAGGGTGATATTTGCTGCGTGATCACGGCAACAAATAGTTTTGTTACCCGCCCCATTGTGGAGCGCTTTGGTATTGAGCATTTGATTGCTACTGAACCGGCAACAACCAACGACGTTCCCTTAGCCAATTACACTGGTGAAGTGAAGGGTATCCCCAATTTCCGCGAAGGCAAGATTCAAAATCTCCAGAATTGGCTGGCGAGTCAAAATCTTTCCTTAAGCCAATTACCGTATAGCTATTTTTACTCAGACTCAATGAATGACTTGCCCTTGCTAGAACAAGTCAGTCACCCAGTTGCCACCAACCCTGATGATCGCCTACGGCATGAAGCCAAACAACGCGGTTGGCCCGTTCTTGAATTGTTTGCATGATCACTAAATTTATTAAGCGCATCTTGCGTCGTGACCCCATGGTCAGACATACCCAAGTGAATCAGTCTGGCGCACCAAAACGTATTGCCAAGAGAATCCATCGCATTGATCCGCATTTGCTTTCTAAAAATGCAGTCAAAGTTACTCACACACTGCAACAGGCTGGATTCGAAGCATTTATTGTCGGTGGCGCTGTTCGTGATCTGGTTTTAGGAATTGGTCCAAAGGATTTTGACGTTGCTACCAACGCCACCCCCGATCAAGTGCAAAGACTTTTTCGTAAAGCGCGCTTAATTGGTCGTCGCTTTCAGATTGTTCATGTCACCTTTTTTGGTAAAGGCCATCCTGAAATTATTGAAGTCTCCACTTTCAGGGCCCTACTCGATAACGCTGGTGACCATGTTGCGGAAAGCGGTCGTATTCTGCGCGATAACGTTTGGGGCTCACAAGGTGAAGATGCGGCAAGACGCGATTTCACCATCAACGCGATGTACTACGATCCCTCTACAGAAACTGTGCTCGATTACCACGGCGGCATGGCCGATATGGAAAAGAAAACCTTGCGCATGATTGGAGATCCTGCGAAACGCTACCGTGAAGATCCCATCCGCATGCTGAGAGCTATCCGCTTTGCTGCCAAAACTGGATTTCATTTAGATCCGGCGACACGCGCGCCAATCGCTAAGCTAAGCAATCTATTACATGACGTTCCTTCTGCCAGACTTTTTGATGAAATTCTTAAGCTCTTGATGTCGGGATATTCTTGGGCTGCCATTCAAGGTCTGCGTGATGCAGGCTTACATCATGGTCTTTTGCCATTGCTAGATCACATCTTAGATAGTGGTGCTGATTCTAAGGGCGCTAATGATTTCGTGAAATTGGCCCTAGCCAATACGGATCAACGCATTCAATCCGGTAAAAGTGTTTCTGCAGGATTCTTATTTGCCACCCTGCTTTGGCCAGATCTCCTGAAGAATTGGAAGGCCAATATTGCCAAAGGGATATCTAATATCCCGGCTCTACATGATGCGATGGACGACACGATTGCTACGCAAAGCAGTGGGATGACGATTCAAAGACGCTTTGAGAGTGATATGCGCGAGATTTGGGCTATGCAACCCCGTTTCGAAAAACGCGTCGGTCGCTACCCCTATCGCCTGATTGAATCGCCACGGTTTAGGGCTGGTTATGACTTTATGCTCCTGCGTT comes from Polynucleobacter sp. MWH-Svant-W18 and encodes:
- the murJ gene encoding murein biosynthesis integral membrane protein MurJ gives rise to the protein MNLLSAAAKVSSLTMLSRITGLLRETLIARSFGASEWTDAFNVAFRLPNLLRRLFAEGAFSQAFVPILGEIATNEDQNKAKILINAVATLLFWALLLTVLLGVIGAPLLILVIATGFVGGPAYEASVVMTRIMFPYIGLISMVSLSAGILNTYHRFAIPAFTPVLLNLALIGSAIFLAPHLEQPIYALSIGVLLGGILQLAIQVPVLARLGLLPRIGLLPGAIKAAITNPDARRVLKLMGPAVFAVSVAQISLIINTNIASRLQAGSVSWLSYADRLMEFPTALLGVALGTVLLPSLSKANAKNDLAHAGELLIWGLQLTFLLAAPSAIALFIFGEPLAAVLYHYGKFNALDVLMTQRALAAYGVGLIGLILVKILAPGFYSRQDIRTPVKIGLLVLVATQLANLVFVPWLGHAGLALSVGAGACLNAALLWIGLHQRGALPNASWAKYLGQLFLALIPFSAVLFYAASAHNWIALQAEPWVRIGLVALWLAVAALVYFGGLALVGIRWQKFLRHAK
- a CDS encoding SirB1 family protein; translated protein: MPTQQLDYFTSLVAEDEHFPLTEAAIAVAQHAYPDLDVQGVLDQLDEMGNKLKARITPDTSPIQRLQILKHFFYTELGFGPNPNDFYAPENSYLHYVLENRRGIPISLAILMMELGQQIGLKIRGVSFPNHFMMRISLQQGEVIMDPLTGESLSKNQLQEMLDPYLDAKGYRGELSLPLNVFLRASNAREILSRFLRNLKMIYSEHERWERLLGIQERLVILLPDSIEEVRDRGLIFAQLEYLRPALEDMHRYLSELPEAEDAGDIREHIATLESQTKFH
- a CDS encoding VTT domain-containing protein, with the protein product MDTLLQLSDLLLHIDRHLDVVISQYGPWAYGFLFAIVFAETGLVVAPFLPGDSLLFIAGAYCATEHFNIWTLCSGLLLAAVAGNTVNYFIGRWIGKRVFSSQSRWIDQGALLKTHAFYERHGGKTIILARFLPIIRTFAPFIAGVSEMNFSRFQFFNITGAALWVFGLVIAGYFFGNIPIIRQNLNVIVLLGVGAAAVPVILAALYKIFKRNKS
- the miaA gene encoding tRNA (adenosine(37)-N6)-dimethylallyltransferase MiaA, which encodes MQTEPYIQPMHAPEAAPILCIVGPTGAGKTHLAMSLAEYAKSIGSTIELISMDSALVYRGLDIGSAKPTKAEQVGVIHHLIDILDPTEVYSAARFAKDAKRLCEEIHSRGNIPVVVGGTMLYWRAWAYGLSSLPPANPEVRARLDEEGKVLGWPAMHEKLAKVDPETAARLKPNDSQRVQRALEVYEITGKPMSALLADAPSEDGREGSTIPPWIRLVSLEPSDRKRLHQNLEKRFDEMLLAGFLDEVKTLRANPELHADLPAIRSVGYRQAWEFLNGEIDAEQMRYKALAATRQLGKRQLTWLRAIAGRNTFDPFNPIELKAALDYCKSNLKK
- the purM gene encoding phosphoribosylformylglycinamidine cyclo-ligase; the encoded protein is MTSSSNSSTKGLSYRDAGVDIDAGDDLVDRIKPLAKKTMREGVLAGIGGFGALFEVPKRYKEPVLVSGTDGVGTKLRLAFEWNRHDTIGQDLVAMSVNDILVQGAEPLFFLDYFACGKLTVDTAATVVGGIAKGCELSGCALIGGETAEMPGMYPPGEYDLAGFAVGAVEKSKIITGNTIVPGDVVLAIGSSGAHSNGYSLVRKIIERAGAKPSDDLGGRPLGDVVMAPTEIYVKPLLKLISEIDVKGMAHITGGGLVDNVPRVLPENTQAVLHRSSWQMPELFRWLQMKGGVADAEMVRVFNCGIGMVVIVAPSQADAAIKSLTAQGLKAWTVGEVVERPKDAPQAIVI
- a CDS encoding AI-2E family transporter, producing the protein MAEIFTPFLTAFILAYILRPAFLWLQGRRLHPILAAALTVIFGLGVVLAILTLFITLLKTELPLIKEQLPGWIQNTQAWLEPQLAHMHIHVKWDTLRDTATQKITEHLSENAETLMGSTFETLLSSGSSVITGFVNSVLILFVLFYLLIDWNQFFQYMQQLAPRRAQATIRHLAMHTDGLLSQYLRGMIIVISIMSVFYSVGLSIVGVRGAVALGVFTALMIVIPYIGIALGLSLSVISAILQFGLGPELLGVLGIYGLGQILEGFFLTPRLVGERIGLHPVAVLFALLLFGNLFGFFGVLLALPISAIALVLVQYLWSVYTQSSWYQK
- the hda gene encoding DnaA regulatory inactivator Hda — encoded protein: MNTSPLPRQFALDISHAPKASLENYLPGKDLALVSALRALCKAWEEVPEAQSNNPLNHRWIYWWGPAGSGRTHLLEAMRNTAEHLGLEYFSLYPKEPSAWVRLEEKISGLGQSAAPSLITVDDVESLDERLVAALFRILNGVQASKNISILMAGKSAPANLNLREDLRTRLAWGLVFQTQLLGDDEKIQALEQAAKARGLVLSPDVLPWLLNRFYRDMPNLMALMDALDAYSLETKRAVTLPLVRELLQPK
- a CDS encoding HAD family phosphatase, which gives rise to MTQLALFDLDHTLLPCDSDYEWGQFLARIGVVDSKYYATQNERFYQDYKEGKLDIHEFLRFALKPLSEHSRAQLKEWHDTFMEEVIHGQLRQQALDLVKRHQDQGDICCVITATNSFVTRPIVERFGIEHLIATEPATTNDVPLANYTGEVKGIPNFREGKIQNLQNWLASQNLSLSQLPYSYFYSDSMNDLPLLEQVSHPVATNPDDRLRHEAKQRGWPVLELFA
- the pcnB gene encoding polynucleotide adenylyltransferase PcnB, with the protein product MITKFIKRILRRDPMVRHTQVNQSGAPKRIAKRIHRIDPHLLSKNAVKVTHTLQQAGFEAFIVGGAVRDLVLGIGPKDFDVATNATPDQVQRLFRKARLIGRRFQIVHVTFFGKGHPEIIEVSTFRALLDNAGDHVAESGRILRDNVWGSQGEDAARRDFTINAMYYDPSTETVLDYHGGMADMEKKTLRMIGDPAKRYREDPIRMLRAIRFAAKTGFHLDPATRAPIAKLSNLLHDVPSARLFDEILKLLMSGYSWAAIQGLRDAGLHHGLLPLLDHILDSGADSKGANDFVKLALANTDQRIQSGKSVSAGFLFATLLWPDLLKNWKANIAKGISNIPALHDAMDDTIATQSSGMTIQRRFESDMREIWAMQPRFEKRVGRYPYRLIESPRFRAGYDFMLLRCATGEQDSALGEWWTSFIAADPAGQDALMASAKTELGSSATSPAKRRRRRKPKTTTPPETSAS